Proteins found in one Zea mays cultivar B73 chromosome 1, Zm-B73-REFERENCE-NAM-5.0, whole genome shotgun sequence genomic segment:
- the LOC100193661 gene encoding uncharacterized protein LOC100193661: protein MDSAFRRALNEPMCLEETVVQQGIERCPFLRNINEPTSFSFSSVNFPIPARGAKGPIFEDGPNFDMAFRVFHGRDGVVPLSEGSLAQIEKPLPKPNPEFNPLAAKAATISLSAFGGFFSFGDFSNKRNKKNSNKKNPNNLPQNKGQPNNNNHEALSNEWLEMGQCPLAKSYRALSGIVPLVAKMMTPPAGMKLKCPPAVVAARAALSRTAFAKGLRPQPLPTKILVIALLGMAANVPLGIWREHTQKFSLQWFAAVHAAVPFIGMLRKSVLMPKTAMALTIAASILGQTIGSRAERIRLKRAAAAKLARESHGDAADYIKAPMSLKTGNHTVQFWDPLSLRAESTVAAGTTAVLVPAISAFN, encoded by the exons ATGGATTCAGCTTTTAGAAGAGCTCTCAATGAGCCTATGTGCTTGGAAGAAACCGTCGTCCAACAAGGAATTGAAAGGTGCCCATTCCTGAGGAACATCAATGAGCCTACAAGTTTTTCCTTCTCGTCCGTCAACTTCCCTATTCCC GCAAGAGGAGCCAAGGGACCGATTTTCGAAGATGGGCCTAATTTTGACATGGCATTTCGAGTTTTCCATGGTAGAGATGGGGTTGTTCCACTTTCAGAAGGGTCATTGGCCCAGATTGAGAAGCCACTGCCAAAGCCCAATCCTGAGTTCAACCCATTGGCAGCCAAAGCAGCAACCATCAGTCTATCTGCATTTGGAGGGTTTTTCAGCTTTGGTGACTTCTCAAATAAGCGCAATAAGAAAAACTCCAACAAGAAGAACCCCAACAACCTCCCCCAG AATAAAGGCCAGCCTAACAATAACAACCATGAAGCACTGAGCAACGAGTGGCTGGAGATGGGCCAATGTCCACTTGCGAAATCTTATAGGGCATTAAGTGGAATTGTGCCACTTGTCGCAAAGATGATGACACCCCCAGCTGGTATGAAACTTAAGTGCCCACCTGCCGTGGTTGCTGCCCGCGCAGCACTATCCCGCACAGCCTTTGCTAAGGGGCTTCGCCCTCAGCCCCTGCCAACAAAAATACTGGTGATTGCATTGCTTGGTATGGCAGCAAATGTTCCTCTGGGCATCTGGAGGGAGCACACACAGAAGTTTTCATTGCAGTGGTTTGCCGCAGTACATGCTGCAGTGCCGTTCATAGGGATGCTCAGGAAATCTGTGCTGATGCCTAAGACAGCCATGGCCCTTACTATAGCCGCCTCGATATTGGGTCAGACAATCGGGTCAAGAGCTGAACGTATCAGACTGAAGAGGGCCGCGGCAGCAAAATTAGCAAGAGAGAGCCATGGTGACGCTGCTGACTACATCAAAGCACCAATGAGTCTGAAAACAGGGAACCACACTGTTCAGTTTTGGGATCCGCTTTCCCTCAGAGCTGAAAGCACAGTGGCTGCAGGTACCACAGCAGTTCTTGTCCCTGCCATTTCTGCTTTCAACTGA